AGGCCCACGTATACATTACTGGCAGTATTGTAAAAGGTGAATGGATTGCAGCCAGCGATATAGACCTCATAATCGTACTTACCCGTGAGCCAGACATGCGGGAAGCGGCACGAATAATAGAGCATGTGTGGAAAAAGCTAGGACTACTACACACTCATCCACTTGAA
This DNA window, taken from Hyperthermus butylicus DSM 5456, encodes the following:
- a CDS encoding nucleotidyltransferase domain-containing protein, with the protein product MLLEVMLERASLLKSWRQLVKKAVDAIKEVCPEAHVYITGSIVKGEWIAASDIDLIIVLTREPDMREAARIIEHVWKKLGLLHTHPLEIHVTGPEGLERYKRKGVLVQLA